From Anopheles darlingi chromosome 2, idAnoDarlMG_H_01, whole genome shotgun sequence, the proteins below share one genomic window:
- the LOC125951178 gene encoding metaxin-1 homolog: MRDEMEVPMEVFVYKGEWGLPSIDYECSRLLTYLKFAGASGKVIVHYNGNPFSSPNGLLPYLIADGRTKIAGYGPIVEYLTAHGIAPLGNGREGGDFSNSTLISGHIQYVVENMHPYFMYSLWGDPKNVDTTRTLYAKRIPVPFNFYCPRKYVHRTNDLTQSLAGFTLEDSLEFHDVSELADNARRCLNWIAEKLQDNRWFLGNERPSEVDALLYGYLSVLSKLTLPNNALQNHIRQCPKLVQFVDRTTATYFAKEGFNSFTANGGTGQQQQQHKQQQQNDSSNKSSPNEPSSSSSSSSKSGEGSSKGKGPSGEQPFYNGQQQDPDDGPKERRKRYILSGLVASVAMIGYAILNGILTLPSEGNYGNFIQYDDSGDYDEDDN; encoded by the exons CTCAAGTTCGCCGGTGCCAGCGGGAAGGTGATCGTGCACTATAATGGTAACCCATTCAGCTCGCCCAACGGCTTGCTACCGTACCTGATAGCCGATGGAAGGACGAAGATTGCCGGCTATGGTCCCATCGTTGAATATCTGACTGCGCACGGAATCGCACCACTCGGTAACGGACGGGAAGGTGGTGATTTTAGCAATTCCACCCTCATATCCGGCCATATCCAGTATGTGGTAGAGAACATGCATCCCTACTTTATGTACTCGCTCTGGGGCGATCCAAAGAACGTCGATACGACCCGGACGCTTTATGCCAAACGCATTCCGGTTCCATTCAATTTTTACTGCCCACGGAAGTATGTGCATCGGACGAACGATCTCACGCAATCGTTGGCCGGCTTTACACTAGAAGATTCGCTCGAATTTCACGATGTGTCCGAG CTCGCAGATAATGCAAGACGCTGCCTTAACTGGATCGCAGAAAAGCTGCAGGATaatcgttggtttttgggcaacGAACGCCCCTCGGAAGTGGATGCCCTGCTGTACGGCTATCTGTCTGTGTTATCGAAGCTTACACTGCCAAACAATGCACTGCAGAACCACATACGCCAGTGTCCGAAGCTGGTGCAGTTTGTCGATCGAACGACTGCGACGTACTTTGCGAAGGAAGGCTTCAACAGCTTTACGGCGAATGGCGGAAccggacaacagcagcagcaacacaagcaacagcaacagaatgaTTCATCCAACAAAAGCTCGCCAAACGAgccatcgtcttcgtcctcctcttcctcgaaaAGTGGAGAAGGATCATCGAAGGGGAAGGGCCCTTCAGGGGAGCAACCGTTTTAtaatggccagcagcaggatcccGATGATGGGCCTAAAGAGCGAAGAAAGAGATACATACTATCCGGTCTAGTAGCGAGTGTGGCGATGATCGGATACGCGATCCTTAATGGTATTCTAACG CTCCCAAGTGAAGGAAACTACGGGAACTTCATCCAGTACGATGACTCGGGCGATTACGACGAGGATGATAATTAA
- the LOC125951139 gene encoding vacuolar protein sorting-associated protein 45, producing MNVIRAIQQYVDKMITDAGPGMKMLLMDRETISVVSMAFAQSEMLMKEVFLFERIDVERSRERLKYLKCIVFIRPTRDNIMLLQRELRSPKFGSYYINFSNIIPRTDIKELAESDESESVREVREIYADYLPVNPNLFSLHIPSCLQALNWKPDALERAAQGLVSVLLSFKFRPAIRFRAGSTAAQTLAKKVHETINKETALFSFRPPEDGAAPPLLLILDRRDDPVTPLLNQWTYQAMVHELLTINKQRVDLSGVNGVPKDLKEVVLSTEQDEFYAKNLYANFGEIASTIKVLMDEFQRKANDQRKIESIADMKNFVETYPQFRKMSGTVTKHLVLISELSVQVGRLQLFEVSELEQEIACRADHSTQLQRVKRLVADEKTSPWNALRLVLLYAMRYERHANCDTSGLLKMLADRSGKSHIVPRMLEYISTVARQELFNTVKITDAVKLTRNLIKELKGVENVYVQHECVLKGTLEEVIKGRPLDAQYPIMGNEVPYRRPPSEVIVFIVGGATYEESLAVHRYNQEGHKIVLGGTTIHNSESFIEEVLSATVGVPFKHSRSLQQFHQPPAGTA from the exons ATGAACGTAATCCGTGCGATACAGCAGTATGTGGATAAGATGATAACCGATGCCGGACCGGGCatgaagatgctgctgatggaccGTGAAACG ATTAGTGTCGTTTCGATGGCGTTCGCTCAGTCGGAGATGTTGATGAAGGAGGTGTTTCTCTTCGAACGGATCGATGTGGAACGGTCGCGAGAGCGGCTAAAGTACCTAAAGTGCATCGTATTCATTCGACCCACCAGGGACAACATCATGCTTCTGCAACGCGAACTTCGTAGCCCCAAATTTGGATCTTACTACATCA ATTTTAGCAACATCATTCCCCGTACGGACATCAAAGAACTAGCGGAAAGCGACGAGAGTGAATCGGTTCGCGAGGTTCGGGAGATCTATGCAGATTATCTACCCGTCAATCCGAACCTGTTTTCGCTACACATTCCGAGCTGTCTGCAGGCATTGAACTGGAAACCGGATGCACTCGAGCGAGCCGCCCAGGGGTTGGTCAGTGTGCTGCTGTCCTTCAAATTCCGGCCCGCCATACGTTTCCGAGCGGGCTCGACCGCCGCACAGACACTCGCCAAAAAGGTGCATGAAACGATCAACAAGGAGACGGCACTGTTCAGCTTTCGACCACCGGAAGATGGAGCGGCCCCACCCTTGCTGTTGATACTCGATCGACGGGACGATCCGGTTACGCCATTGCTTAACCAGTGGACCTACCAGGCGATGGTCCACGAGCTGCTCACGATCAACAAGCAGCGCGTCGATCTGTCCGGTGTGAACGGTGTGCCGAAGGATCTGAAAGAGGTCGTCCTATCGACCGAACAGGACGAGTTTTATGCCAAAAATCTttacgccaactttggcgagATCGCGAGCACGATCAAGGTGCTGATGGATGAGTTTCAGCGTAAGGCGAACGATCAGCGCAAGATCGAGAGCATTGCTGATATGAAGAACTTTGTCGAGACGTACCCGCAGTTTCGTAAAATGTCCGGTACGGTCACAAAGCATCTGGTGCTGATCAGTGAGCTATCGGTGCAAGTTGGACGGCTACAGTTGTTCGAGGTGTCGGAGCTGGAGCAAGAGATCGCCTGTCGAGCCGATCATTCCACGCAGCTCCAGCGAGTAAAGCGGTTGGTAGCGGACGAGAAAACCAGTCCCTGGAACGCACTGCGGCTTGTACTGTTGTATGCGATGCGATACGAACGACACGCAAACTGTGACACATCCGGTCTGCTGAAGATGCTGGCCGATCGTAGCGGCAAATCCCACATCGTGCCACGGATGCTCGAGTACATTAGTACCGTGGCCCGGCAGGAACTGTTCAATACGGTCAAAATCACTGATGCCGTTAAGCTGACGCGGAACCTGATCAAGGAGCTGAAGGGCGTAGAGAACGTATACGTTCAGCACGAGTGTGTACTGAAGGGTACGCTGGAGGAGGTGATCAAGGGCCGACCGCTCGATGCACAGTATCCGATTATGGGTAACGAGGTGCCCTATCGGCGACCACCCTCGGAAGTGATCGTATTCATTGTTGGTGGAGCTACGTACGAGGAGTCGTTGGCCGTACATCGGTATAATCAGGAGGGACACAAGATTGTGCTCGGTGGAACGACGATCCACAACTCGGAATCGTTCATCGAGGAGGTGCTCTCTGCCACGGTCGGTGTACCGTTCAAGCACTCGCGATCGCTGCAGCAATTTCATCAACCTCCCGCAGGAACGGCATAA
- the LOC125951097 gene encoding elongator complex protein 1: MRNLYRQSQSKFSWDAGTPFGASTIDQATGCWLYFSNKDGLSRLRIATDDTQPEPGEDGEMEMEVGSVELLLPADAGFQDIIAIEHLVLSNELCCAASSGTVWRYQLATGVSEEVTHCQNGILAMGWSPDQEVVVFVDGTLNVVTMIGSAYEPIAEVQLKDDTFGDRQFMSVGWGKKETQFHGSEGKAAAKKARHDEEEECEAHGEQSAKMVDISWRGDGELFAVNFLAPFGSRAFKVFNKEGALQFTSERCTGLESMLAWRPSGNWIAIPQVQQRGEVYTIALFEKNGLRHREIPLALKPRDNEGAAQIAWSPDSDVLAVVWASDNLAGTFIDLYVMGNYHWYLKQSIRYEEREIFAMHWDQRFTAGKTLHIVSESVGESDGELEYERIRFDFRIDRSVGAGPDDEAMVAVIDGRRLLLSNFRRAVIPPPMCGYTVEQEYPINVAGFIRSPGRWVANGVEISCNAFFTVDARKEVTLYDVVFDEAPAGETKRSVLRGVRVLLKIDAIPYPYDCTRLHWLWLNPDHMLLSDGWNCSVLYLDPTGGRMKLNEEEIEHNNSLLNDISIGLDQLKHRDIICIEASSPETVLVELADGSLIEIGLFPVGTGNYRKQLVPRPLATLPEPCEQLFAVPSNAAETSCVYAFTPKRRNLYRNGKLLAPEVTSALLTNSYLLFTTISELKFVPLAGTGETIVGDRRVERGSKLVTVVPGASRTIFQLPRGNLEAINPRVLSLCLIAQHLEALEYHPAFDIMRKERINLNLLVDHDPIRFMTHLGTHFLPQITNVNWLNLFISDLAPQDVCRTMYGSNYPDRCGAQQDASTPVLPNGYTLEQKVPFICSRLLEAMDADPAIHTQPKITCFVKQGQLEQALALIWTLKNERKLDDAADEALRYLLYLVEVNVLYDVALGMYDFGLVLFVATKSQKDPKEYLPFLNELKRMDEDYRKYRIDCHLKRYDRALPHIARYETDDARFEEALALIVTHNLYSIALECYRDRNEQYYRTICERYADHLRKTGKQADASLMYERANNVQQAIASARHALDWRRCIRLSARQAPEDVARILRSLIPALLEAGEFEGAATVAKEQLRDDRLAVECLLKDHRYEQALQTIGSAGDELEQSLQEMVRSGLREYLKTFAASIVAKKELFLRHKNRLAVVREERVKAAQRMVEGADDGDVEMDCGDCDLFSDSSTIASSRHTGSSGRSSKSHRSAKNRRKHERKLLNLKEGNQYEDIALVDALYSLVHGVCNVDRQRHVRSTCQVAIELNYDAEARLVQREYDALFQLVRYSLDAIWIPEMIVPELPPDHGQQENGVEPPQTSAILSPADLVQSQNAQRYALIKPHQRFKPDIQTIAWQWDILK, encoded by the exons ATGAGGAATCTTTACCGTCAATCGCAGTCCAAATTCTCCTGGGATGCTGGTACACCGTTCGGTGCTTCGACCATCGATCAAGCGACCGGCTGCTGGCTGTACTTTAGCAACAAAGACGGACTAAGCCGCCTGCGGATCGCCACGGATGACacacaaccggaaccgggagaGGATGgcgagatggagatggaagtCGGTTCCGTCGAACTGTTGCTACCGGCTGATGCTGGCTTCCAGGACATCATAGCGATCGAGCATCTGGTGCTGAGTAATGAGCTGTGCTGTGCGGCCTCGAGTGGAACCGTTTGGCGGTATCAGCTGGCGACCGGTGTCTCGGAGGAGGTCACCCACTGCCAGAACGGGATTCTAGCGATGGGCTGGAGTCCGGATCAGGAAGTGGTCGTGTTTGTCGATGGAACGCTGAATGTCGTCACGATGATCGGCAGTGCGTACGAACCGATCGCCGAGGTGCAGCTGAAGGACGACACATTCGGCGATCGACAGTTTATGAGCGTCGgttgggggaaaaaagaaacgcagTTCCACGGCTCGGAGGGTAAAGCGGCGGCCAAAAAGGCACGGcacgatgaagaggaagagtgtGAGGCACATGGCGAGCAATCGGCCAAGATGGTCGATATCAGCTGGCGAGGTGATGGAGAGCTGTTTGCGGTTAACTTCCTCGCACCGTTCGGTTCCCGCGCGTTTAAGGTGTTCAATAAGGAAGGTGCCCTACAGTTCACATCGGAACGGTGTACCGGCCTAGAGTCGATGCTTGCCTGGCGTCCGTCCGGTAATTGGATAGCGATACCCCAAGTCCAGCAGCGTGGCGAGGTGTACACGATTGCACTCTTCGAAAAGAATGGTCTACGACATCGGGAGATACCGCTCGCTTTGAAGCCACGCGATAATGAAGGGGCAGCACAGATAGCGTGGAGTCCCGATTCGGATGTACTGGCCGTCGTTTGGGCAAGCGATAATTTAGCCGGCACGTTCATCGATCTGTACGTGATGGGTAACTACCACTGGTACCTGAAGCAATCGATACGGTACGAGGAACGCGAAATTTTTGCCATGCACTGGGATCAGCGGTTTACGGCGGGTAAGACACTCCACATAGTGTCGGAGAGTGTCGGCGAGTCGGACGGTGAGCTGGAGTACGAACGGATTCGCTTCGATTTTCGCATCGATCGCTCAGTAGGCGCCGGGCCTGACGATGAGGCAATGGTTGCTGTGATCGATGGGCGACGCTTGCTGTTGAGCAACTTTCGACGTGCCGTCATTCCACCGCCTATGTGTGGGTACACGGTAGAACAGGAGTATCCCATCAATGTGGCCGGATTCATACGCTCCCCAGGTAGATGGGTAGCCAACGGAGTGGAGATAAGCTGCAATGCGTTCTTCACCGTTGATGCCCGCAAGGAGGTCACGCTGTATGATGTGGTCTTCGATGAAGCACCGGCTGGAGAGACGAAACGATCGGTACTGCGTGGAGTACGAGTTTTGCTGAAGATTGATGCCATTCCGTATCCCTACGATTGCACACGACTGCACTGGCTGTGGCTTAACCCCGACCATATGCTGCTCAGTGATGGCTGGAATTGTTCCGTGCTGTACCTCGATCCCACTGGTGGAAGAATGAAGCTAAACGAGGAGGAAATTGAACACAACAATAGTCTGTTGAACGACATATCGATCGGATTGGACCAGCTAAAGCATCGTGATATCATCTGTATCGAGGCTTCATCACCCGAAACGGTGCTTGTAGAGCTTGCAGATGGTAGCTTGATTGAAATTGGTCTCTTCCCCGTCGGTACTGGGAACTACAGAAAGCAGCTGGTCCCGCGGCCACTCGCAACGCTTCCCGAACCCTGTGAACAACTGTTTGCCGTTCCCTCGAACGCCGCCGAAACATCTTGCGTTTATGCGTTCACACCGAAAAGGCGCAATCTGTATCGGAACGGGAAGCTGCTGGCGCCGGAGGTGACCTCCGCTTTGCTGACCAACTCCTATCTTCTTTTCACCACTATTTCGGAACTGAAGTTTGTGCCATTGGCGGGTACCGGTGAGACGATCGTCGGTGATCGGCGTGTAGAGCGTGGCTCGAAGCTAGTTACCGTCGTTCCGGGTGCTTCTCGAACGATCTTCCAACTACCACGAGGCAACCTAGAGGCTATTAATCCAAGGGTCCTTTCGCTGTGTCTCATCGCTCAGCATCTGGAAGCGCTCGAGTATCATCCGGCCTTTGACATCATGCGCAAGGAACGCATCAATCTAAATCTGCTCGTCGatcacgatccgatccggtttATGACACATCTCGGTACACACTTCCTACCGCAGATTACGAACGTTAACTGGCTCAATCTGTTCATCAGTGATCTGGCTCCGCAAGATGTTTGTCGTACGATGTACGGTAGCAACTATCCAGATCGTTGCGGGGCACAGCAGGACGCGTCCACTCCTGTCCTTCCCAATGGTTACACGCTGGAACAAAAGGTACCGTTCATTTGTAGCCGTCTGCTGGAAGCGATGGATGCAGATCCCGCGATCCATACGCAACCTAAGATCACCTGCTTCGTGAAGCAGGGTCAGCTGGAGCAAGCCTTGGCCCTTATCTGGACGCTCAAGAATGAGCGCAAGTTAGACGATGCGGCCGACGAAGCGTTGCGCTATCTGCTGTATCTCGTCGAGGTGAACGTACTGTACGATGTAGCCTTGGGAATGTATGACTTCGGACTCGTTCTGTTCGTCGCAACGAAATCCCAGAAGGATCCCAAAGAGTATTTGCCTTTCTTGAACGAGTTGAAGCGAATGGATGAGGATTATAGGAAGTATCGGATCGATTGTCATCTGAAGCGTTACGATCGAGCGCTACCACACATCGCACGATACGAGACGGATGATGCCAGGTTTGAGGAAGCTCTGGCCCTGATTGTAACGCACAATCTTTATTCGATCGCACTGGAGTGTTATCGGGATCGGAATGAACAGTACTACCGGACGATCTGTGAACGTTATGCCGATCACTTGCGAAAGACTGGGAAACAAGCGGATGCCAGTCTGATGtatgagcgagcgaacaacgTTCAGCAAGCGATCGCATCCGCTCGCCATGCTCTCGATTGGCGTCGTTGCATCCGTCTTTCCGCTCGTCAGGCGCCCGAGGACGTAGCAAGGATCCTGCGATCCCTCATACCGGCTTTGCTGGAGGCTGGTGAATTCGAGGGAGCGGCCACAGTCGCAAAGGAACAGCTACGAGATGATCGGCTAGCGGTGGAATGTTTGTTGAAGGATCATCGTTACGAACAGGCGCTGCAGACGATCGGGAGTGCAGGTGACGAACTGGAACAGTCGCTGCAGGAAATGGTTCGAAGCGGTTTACGCGAGTATCTCAAAACGTTCGCTGCTTCGATAGTCGCTAAGAAGGAACTGTTTTTGCGTCACAAAAATCGTCTCGCCGTTGTACGGGAAGAGCGGGTGAAGGCCGCACAACGCATGGTGGAAGGTGCGGACGATGGCGATGTCGAGATGGATTGCGGTGACTGCGATCTGTTCTCCGATAGCTCCACGATCGCATCGTCCCGCCATACCGGAAGCTCCGGACGATCGAG TAAATCCCATCGTTCAGCGAAGAATCGTCGTAAGCACGAGCGTAAGTTGCTCAATCTGAAGGAGGGCAATCAGTACGAAGACATCGCCCTGGTAGACGCACTCTACTCGCTGGTGCACGGGGTGTGTAACGTTGATCGTCAGCGACACGTCAGAAGCACGTGTCAGGTGGCAATTGAGTTGAACTACGATGCCGAAGCACGCCTCGTGCAGCGTGAGTATGATGCGCTGTTTCAGCTGGTGCGCTACTCCCTCGATGCCATCTGGATACCGGAGATGATTGTCCCGGAACTGCCACCGGACCATGGGCAGCAGGAGAATGGAGTTGAACCACCGCAGACCAGCGCCATCCTTTCTCCGGCCGATCTCGTCCAGTCACAAAATGCACAGCGATACGCGTTGATCA AGCCCCACCAACGCTTCAAACCGGACATACAGACAATCGCGTGGCAATGGGACATCCTGAAATAG
- the LOC125951246 gene encoding putative serine protease 29 codes for MSTHDARLRRLRGPTTVLFSVTLILVILLLIAPNPAASASTGTGGSSANSGGSCGLRKAQNETIYPGIAIEPGEWPWHTLIYYWSGSRLDPPARICEGALLSDRFVLAAAHCLSVVRGARPGTVGHGALLPAHQLVVHVGAVSVQQDNEHSHRFQVRNVTVEDESDLALIELLVADRWRSMPVCLVNALDLTTLYGAEMYILNQSQRNRLGGYEPVRLVLDEFLLCSGSTLAMKARSINSTTISFTIKAFAYDLLADLNLPSNDRGTALYFKHRGSWALLGFTVSRASHQWTPGSVCLPTDIITFDILYPALHWVMDALDYGDSANS; via the exons ATGTCCACACACGACGCACGGTTACGTCGGTTACGTGGGCCCACGACGGTGCTGTTCTCGGTGACCCTGATACTGGTGATCCTACTTCTGATCGCCCCCAACCCGGCGGCCAGTGCcagtaccggtaccggtggtagcAGTGCAAATAGTGGTGGTTCCTGTGGCCTCCGGAAGGCACAGAACGAAACGATCTATCCGGGCATTGCGATCGAACCGGGCGAGTGGCCCTGGCATACGCTCATCTACTATTGGTCCGGTTCGCGGCTCGATCCACCGGCACGGATCTGCGAAGGTGCGCTACTCAGTGATCGGTTCGTGCTGGCCGCCGCCCACTGTCTCAGTGTCGTCCGTGGTGCCCGTCCCGGGACCGTCGGTCACGGTGCACTACTACCGGCCCATCAGCTCGTCGTACACGTCGGTGCCGTATCGGTGCAGCAGGACAACGAACACTCGCACCGGTTCCAGGTGCGCAACGTTACGGTCGAGGATGAGTCGGACCTGGCGTTGATCGAGCTGCTGGTC GCAGATCGGTGGCGATCGATGCCGGTCTGTCTGGTGAATGCACTCGATCTGACCACCCTGTACGGTGCCGAGATGTACATTCTTAATCAAAGCCAACGCAACCGTCTCGGCGGGTACGAACCGGTGCGGTTAGTGTTGGATGagtttctgctctgctccggtTCGACGTTGGCCATGAAGGCCCGTTCCATCAACAGCACGACGATTTCCTTTACCATCAAAG CGTTTGCCTATGATTTGCTTGCAGATCTCAACCTCCCGAGTAATGACCGTGGTACGGCACTCTACTTCAAGCACCGGGGCAGCTGGGCCTTGCTCGGGTTTACCGTGTCCCGGGCTAGCCACCAGTGGACACCCGGTTCCGTCTGTCTGCCGACCGACATCATTACCTTCGACATCCTCTACCCTGCCCTGCACTGGGTGATGGACGCGTTGGACTATGGTGACAGCGCCAACAGCTAG